The Cellulomonas fulva genome includes a window with the following:
- a CDS encoding sulfate ABC transporter substrate-binding protein → MKSTPRGPLTRTSSRIAAVLVAASLLAVAGCSSSDDDGETSADGTQGAGGGDTSIDLVGFAVIQSAYDDLADAFAATDEGKGVTVAGSFGASGAQSRAVIAGQDADLVALSLTPDVQNIADEGLIAPDWASDEHQGIVSDSVVVLAVRPGNPKNIQGWDDLIQPGVGIVTADPGTSGSAKWNLLGAYSQALGDSNDTAAAEAYLGKFIDNVVSWNDSGRTATDAFVKGTGDVLISYENEAIAARASGVELDYVVPDTTFLIENPAAVTTTASQAAKDFLDYVRSDAGQEILIAHGFRSVSGVTPSADVEGANDPANPFPDVTIITVEDLGGWSTVNDELFDKENGLVTQLRG, encoded by the coding sequence ATGAAGTCCACCCCCCGCGGGCCACTGACCCGCACGTCGTCGCGCATCGCCGCGGTCCTCGTCGCCGCGTCGCTCCTGGCCGTGGCCGGGTGCTCCTCGTCCGACGACGACGGCGAGACGAGCGCCGACGGCACGCAGGGCGCGGGGGGCGGCGACACCAGCATCGACCTCGTCGGCTTCGCCGTGATCCAGTCCGCCTACGACGACCTCGCGGACGCGTTCGCCGCGACGGACGAGGGCAAGGGCGTCACGGTCGCCGGCTCGTTCGGGGCGTCGGGTGCCCAGAGCCGCGCGGTGATCGCCGGCCAGGACGCCGACCTCGTCGCGCTCTCGCTCACCCCGGACGTCCAGAACATCGCCGACGAGGGTCTGATCGCGCCGGACTGGGCGTCGGACGAGCACCAGGGCATCGTGTCCGACTCGGTCGTCGTGCTCGCGGTCCGCCCCGGCAACCCCAAGAACATCCAGGGCTGGGACGACCTCATCCAGCCTGGGGTCGGCATCGTCACGGCCGACCCGGGTACCTCCGGCTCGGCCAAGTGGAACCTGCTCGGCGCGTACAGCCAGGCGCTCGGGGACAGCAACGACACCGCGGCGGCCGAGGCGTACCTGGGCAAGTTCATCGACAACGTCGTGTCCTGGAACGACTCGGGCCGCACCGCGACGGACGCGTTCGTCAAGGGCACGGGCGACGTGCTGATCTCCTACGAGAACGAGGCGATCGCGGCCCGCGCGTCGGGCGTCGAGCTCGACTACGTCGTCCCGGACACCACGTTCCTGATCGAGAACCCGGCGGCGGTCACGACGACCGCGTCGCAGGCGGCCAAGGACTTCCTCGACTACGTCCGCAGCGACGCCGGCCAGGAGATCCTGATCGCGCACGGCTTCCGGTCGGTCTCGGGCGTCACGCCGTCGGCGGACGTCGAAGGCGCCAACGACCCCGCCAACCCGTTCCCGGACGTCACGATCATCACGGTCGAGGACCTCGGCGGCTGGTCCACGGTGAACGACGAGCTGTTCGACAAGGAGAACGGCCTCGTCACGCAGCTGCGGGGCTGA
- the cysT gene encoding sulfate ABC transporter permease subunit CysT, translating into MSLVGQVDRATSSARGRGRRPGELTRGAGLGLGVGVLWLSLLVLLPIAAIVSTAFDEGLAGFWDAVTDREALAAIQFTVGAAALVTVVNAVVGTLIAWVLVRDRFPGKRILEVVIDIPFALPTIVAGLVLITLYGPSGPFGINLVGTRAGVVLALLFVTLPFVVRSVQPVLIDADREVEQAAASLGASGFTIFRRVILPTVTPAVVSGAALSFARALGEFGSVILISANLIGKTQVSSSYILKMIESQETQSAAAVATLLLVVAVVVLVLLDGVQRRTARRG; encoded by the coding sequence GTGTCCCTCGTCGGCCAGGTCGACCGGGCGACGTCCTCCGCCAGGGGGCGGGGACGTCGCCCGGGCGAGCTCACGCGGGGCGCGGGCCTCGGCCTCGGCGTGGGCGTGCTGTGGCTCAGCCTGCTGGTGCTGCTGCCGATCGCGGCGATCGTCTCGACCGCGTTCGACGAGGGTCTCGCCGGGTTCTGGGACGCCGTCACCGACCGTGAGGCGCTCGCGGCGATCCAGTTCACGGTGGGCGCCGCGGCGCTCGTGACGGTCGTGAACGCGGTCGTCGGGACCTTGATCGCCTGGGTCCTGGTGCGTGACCGGTTCCCCGGCAAGCGGATCCTCGAGGTCGTCATCGACATCCCGTTCGCGCTGCCGACGATCGTCGCGGGCCTGGTCCTCATCACGTTGTACGGGCCGAGCGGGCCGTTCGGCATCAACCTGGTCGGCACGCGCGCGGGGGTCGTGCTCGCGCTGCTGTTCGTGACGCTCCCGTTCGTCGTGCGGTCCGTGCAGCCCGTCCTGATCGACGCGGACCGCGAGGTCGAGCAGGCCGCGGCGTCGCTGGGCGCGAGCGGGTTCACGATCTTCCGCCGCGTGATCCTGCCGACCGTCACGCCGGCCGTCGTGTCCGGCGCCGCGCTCAGCTTCGCCCGCGCGCTCGGCGAGTTCGGGTCCGTGATCCTCATCTCCGCCAACCTCATCGGGAAGACCCAGGTGTCGTCGTCCTACATCCTCAAGATGATCGAGTCGCAGGAGACGCAGTCTGCCGCCGCCGTCGCGACGCTGCTGCTCGTCGTCGCCGTCGTCGTGCTGGTCCTGCTCGACGGCGTCCAGCGCCGGACGGCCCGCCGTGGTTGA
- a CDS encoding sulfate ABC transporter permease, with the protein MVDTLARPAAPPAVHPQVRRARRRTTRTAWVLRLVAIGYVLALVALPVVSVVQHTFADGLAPVWEVLTSDDFLAALRLTAVVAGIAVVLNTVFGVGMGVLLVRYRFWGRRFVSAVIDLPVSISPIVVGVALILVYGTYGWFGGALEDAGFRVIFAVPGMVLATVLVSLPLVLREIVPTLEEAGIEQEKAAQSLGANAWQRFWRVTLPTIKWALAYGVALSLARSMGEFGAVRVVSGSVAGQSQTLTLYVNDSYQEFGPDAQRQAFAAAFVLMAIAVVLIVVIAALRPKEDRS; encoded by the coding sequence GTGGTTGACACGCTCGCGCGTCCGGCCGCGCCTCCCGCCGTGCACCCCCAGGTCCGACGAGCGCGTCGGCGCACCACCCGCACGGCGTGGGTCCTGCGGCTCGTCGCGATCGGGTACGTCCTCGCGCTCGTCGCGCTCCCGGTCGTGTCGGTGGTCCAGCACACGTTCGCCGACGGTCTCGCACCCGTGTGGGAGGTGCTGACGTCCGACGACTTCCTGGCGGCGCTGCGGCTCACCGCGGTCGTCGCGGGCATCGCCGTGGTGCTCAACACGGTCTTCGGTGTGGGGATGGGCGTGCTGCTGGTGCGCTACCGGTTCTGGGGCCGGCGGTTCGTCTCCGCCGTGATCGACCTGCCGGTCTCCATCTCGCCGATCGTCGTGGGCGTCGCCCTGATCCTGGTCTACGGCACGTACGGCTGGTTCGGCGGCGCGCTCGAGGACGCCGGCTTCCGCGTGATCTTCGCCGTCCCGGGCATGGTCCTGGCGACGGTCCTGGTCTCGCTCCCGCTCGTGCTGCGCGAGATCGTCCCGACGCTCGAGGAGGCCGGGATCGAGCAGGAGAAGGCCGCGCAGTCGCTCGGTGCGAACGCGTGGCAGCGGTTCTGGCGCGTCACGCTCCCGACGATCAAGTGGGCCCTGGCCTACGGCGTCGCGCTGAGCCTCGCCCGCTCGATGGGCGAGTTCGGCGCGGTGCGCGTCGTCTCCGGCTCGGTCGCCGGGCAGTCCCAGACCCTCACGCTCTACGTCAACGACTCGTACCAGGAGTTCGGGCCGGACGCGCAGCGGCAGGCGTTCGCCGCCGCGTTCGTGCTCATGGCGATCGCCGTCGTGCTGATCGTCGTCATCGCCGCGCTGCGGCCCAAGGAGGACAGGTCATGA
- a CDS encoding sulfate/molybdate ABC transporter ATP-binding protein has translation MTQLEQHRPHRRHGDAPAGDPSGIVVRGVHRSFGDFVALDDIDLEVRPGGLTALLGPSGGGKSTLLRIIAGLDYPDRGTVEIAGRDATFLPPQRRSVGFVFQHYAAFKHLTTARNVAFGLEIRRRPKAEIRDRVAELLELVHLEQFAERLPSQLSGGQRQRMALARALAVQPEVLLLDEPFGALDAKVRKELRDWLRRLHDEVHVTTLFVTHDQEEALEVADEIVVINGGRIEQVGSPADLYDHPANAFVMSFLGPVTRLAGSLVRPHDLEVLTDERAGAVQATVTRLQRVGYEVRVEARTADGSTPWVQLTRAQVEELGLAVGQTVWLRALVATHFSVGEADAALAAARPGDPSGSSDVAGAPGTDVLPTTTVRA, from the coding sequence ATGACCCAGCTCGAGCAGCACCGGCCGCACCGCCGGCACGGCGACGCGCCGGCGGGTGACCCGTCGGGCATCGTCGTGCGCGGCGTGCACCGCTCGTTCGGCGACTTCGTCGCGCTCGACGACATCGACCTGGAGGTGCGGCCGGGCGGGCTGACCGCGCTGCTGGGACCCAGCGGTGGCGGCAAGTCCACCCTCCTGCGGATCATCGCCGGCCTCGACTACCCCGACCGCGGGACGGTCGAGATCGCCGGGCGGGACGCGACGTTCCTGCCGCCGCAGCGCCGGTCCGTCGGGTTCGTGTTCCAGCACTACGCCGCGTTCAAGCACCTGACGACCGCGCGCAACGTGGCCTTCGGGCTCGAGATCCGGCGCCGGCCCAAGGCGGAGATCCGCGACCGGGTCGCCGAACTGCTCGAGCTGGTGCACCTCGAGCAGTTCGCCGAGCGTCTGCCCTCGCAGCTGTCCGGTGGCCAGCGCCAGCGCATGGCCCTGGCGCGCGCGCTCGCCGTCCAACCGGAGGTGCTGCTGCTCGACGAGCCGTTCGGCGCGCTGGACGCCAAGGTGCGCAAGGAGCTGCGGGACTGGCTGCGCCGCCTGCACGACGAGGTCCACGTGACCACGCTGTTCGTCACGCACGACCAGGAGGAGGCGCTGGAGGTCGCCGACGAGATCGTCGTGATCAACGGCGGCCGTATCGAGCAGGTCGGCTCGCCCGCGGACCTGTACGACCACCCCGCGAACGCGTTCGTCATGTCCTTCCTGGGCCCGGTCACGCGCCTGGCGGGGTCGCTGGTGCGGCCGCACGACCTCGAGGTGCTGACCGACGAGCGGGCGGGGGCGGTGCAGGCGACCGTGACCCGGCTGCAGCGCGTCGGCTACGAGGTGCGGGTCGAGGCGCGCACCGCCGACGGCTCGACGCCGTGGGTGCAGCTGACGCGCGCCCAGGTCGAGGAGCTCGGCCTGGCCGTCGGGCAGACCGTGTGGCTGCGCGCGCTCGTCGCGACGCACTTCTCCGTCGGGGAGGCCGACGCGGCGCTCGCGGCCGCGCGCCCGGGTGACCCGTCGGGCTCGTCGGACGTGGCGGGCGCACCTGGCACGGACGTGCTGCCGACGACTACCGTGCGGGCCTGA